One Glycine max cultivar Williams 82 chromosome 6, Glycine_max_v4.0, whole genome shotgun sequence DNA segment encodes these proteins:
- the LOC100811152 gene encoding putative pectinesterase/pectinesterase inhibitor 24: protein MSSLKSYGKVDEHEQMVLEARRKTRKRITIIGLSSIVLAGVIFAAIFGIVSTTHDNSQDANDAHTVTSSLRAVCDVTLYKDSCYSSLGSVVDSRQVQPEELFILSMKLALSEVSKAVEYFSDHHLDGVFKGLKLMDGRTKEGLKNCKELLGLAVDHLNSSLTSGEKSSVLDVFEDLKTWLSAAGTYQQTCIEGFEDAKEAIKSSVVSYLRNSTQFTSNSLAIITWISKAATTLNLRRLLSLPHQNEAPEWLHSKDRKLLLTEDLREKAHIVVAKDGSGKYKKISDALKHVPNNSNKRTVIYVKRGVYYENVRVEKTKWNVMIIGDGMTSTIVSGSRNFVDGTPTFSTATFAVFGRNFIARDMGFRNTAGPQKHQAVALMTSADQAVYYRCHIDAYQDTLYAHSNRQFYRECNIYGTVDFIFGNSAVVIQNCNIRPKLPMHGQQNTITAQGKTDPNMNTGISIQHCNISPFGNLSSVQTYLGRPWKNYSTTVYMRSRMDGFVSPKGWLPWTGNSAPDTIFYAEFQNVGPGASTKNRVKWKGLRTITSKQASKFTIKAFLQGDKWISASGAPFKSDL, encoded by the exons ATGTCTTCCTTAAAATCCTACGGGAAAGTTGATGAGCATGAGCAAATGGTGCTGGAGGCAAGGAGGAAAACCAGAAAGAGAATCACAATCATAGGCCTCTCCTCAATAGTCCTAGCAGGTGTTATATTTGCTGCTATATTTGGCATTGTAAGCACCACTCATGACAACTCACAAGATGCCAATGATGCTCACACTGTGACAAGTTCACTGAGGGCTGTTTGTGATGTGACCTTGTACAAGGACTCATGCTATAGCAGCCTTGGTTCTGTTGTGGACTCAAGGCAGGTTCAGCCTGAGGAGCTGTTCATCTTGTCAATGAAGTTGGCCTTATCTGAAGTGTCCAAAGCTGTTGAGTATTTCAGTGATCATCATCTTGATGGGGTTTTCAAAGGGTTGAAGTTGATGGATGGAAGGACTAAGGAGGGTTTGAAAAATTGCAAGGAGCTTTTGGGTCTTGCGGTTGACCATCTGAATAGCTCTTTGACATCAGGGGAAAAGTCTTCAGTTCTTGATGTTTTTGAGGATCTTAAAACATGGTTAAGTGCTGCAG GTACATATCAGCAGACTTGCATTGAAGGCTTTGAAGATGCAAAAGAAGCAATTAAGTCTAGTGTAGTAAgctatcttagaaattctacACAGTTCACTAGTAACAGTCTTGCCATCATAACCTGGATCAGCAAGGCTGCAACCACGCTGAACTTGAGGCGCTTACTGAGTTTACCTCATCAGAATGAGGCACCAGAATGGCTTCATTCAAAAGATAGGAAGCTGCTTCTAACAGAGGATTTGAGGGAAAAAGCTCACATTGTTGTGGCCAAAGATGGCAGtgggaaatataaaaaaatttctgatGCACTTAAACATGTCCCTAATAATAGTAACAAGAGGACTGTGATCTATGTGAAGAGAGGGGTTTACTATGAAAATGTGAGGGTAGAGAAGACCAAATGGAATGTGATGATCATTGGTGATGGTATGACTTCTACTATTGTATCTGGCAGCCGTAACTTTGTGGATGGAACACCAACATTTTCAACAGCAACATTTG CTGTATTTGGAAGGAATTTCATAGCTAGAGATATGGGTTTTCGCAACACAGCTGGTCCACAGAAGCATCAAGCAGTGGCACTAATGACTAGTGCAGATCAAGCAGTTTACTATAGATGTCACATTGATGCATATCAGGACACTCTCTATGCTCATTCCAACCGCCAATTTTACAGAGAATGCAACATCTATGGCACTGTTGATTTCATTTTCGGCAATTCTGCGGTTGTGATCCAAAACTGCAACATTAGGCCAAAGCTACCTATGCATGGCCAGCAGAACACAATCACAGCTCAGGGAAAAACTGACCCTAACATGAACACTGGAATCTCCATTCAACATTGCAACATTTCACCCTTTGGAAACTTGAGTTCTGTCCAGACATACCTTGGAAGACCCTGGAAGAACTACTCAACCACAGTGTACATGAGATCAAGGATGGATGGCTTTGTGAGCCCCAAAGGCTGGTTGCCGTGGACCGGGAACTCAGCACCAGACACCATTTTCTATGCTGAATTTCAGAATGTTGGACCAGGTGCTTCAACAAAGAATAGGGTGAAGTGGAAGGGTTTGAGAACCATTACTAGTAAACAAGCCAGCAAGTTTACTATTAAGGCTTTTCTACAAGGAGATAAATGGATTTCTGCATCAGGTGCTCCATTTAAGTCTGATCTATGA
- the LOC100816503 gene encoding probable pectinesterase/pectinesterase inhibitor 47, whose translation MSPPPFSPPLSISLLFVFLLAPLLLAQSPPSPSPSSSSSSSVACKGTLYPKLCRSILSAIRSSPSDPYGYGKFSIKQSLKQARKLAKVFEDFLQRHQKSPSLNHAETASLGDCRDLNQLNVDYLASISEELKSASSSDSELIEKIESYLSAVATNHYTCYDGLVVTKSNIANALAVPLKDVTQLYSVSLGLVTEALDKNLRRNKTRKHGLPTKTFKVRQPLEKLIKLLRTKYSCAKLSNCTSRTERILKESGSQGILLYDFVIVSHYGIDNYTSIGDAIAAAPNNTKPEDGYFLVYVREGLYEEYVVIPKEKKNILLVGDGINKTIITGNHSVIDGWTTFNSSTFAVSGERFIAVDVTFRNTAGPEKHQAVAVRNNADLSTFYRCSFEGYQDTLYVHSLRQFYRECEIYGTVDFIFGNAAVVFQGCKIYARKPLPNQKNAVTAQGRTDPNQNTGISIQNCSIDAAPDLVADLNSTMSFLGRPWKVYSRTVYLQSYIGNVIQPAGWLEWNGTVGLDTLFYGEFNNYGPGSNTSNRVTWPGYSLLNATQAWNFTVLNFTLGNTWLPDTDIPYTEGLLR comes from the exons ATGTCACCTCCACCATTTTCCCCCCCTCTCTCTATTTCCCTTCTCTTTGTCTTCCTGTTAGCACCATTACTCTTAGCTCAATCTCcaccttctccttctccttcttcttcttcttcttcttctgttgcCTGCAAAGGCACACTATATCCAAAACTCTGCCGTTCCATTCTCTCAGCCATTCGTTCATCCCCTTCAGACCCTTATGGCTATGGCAAGTTCTCCataaaacaaagcctcaaacaGGCAAGAAAACTAGCCAAAGTCTTTGAGGACTTTCTCCAACGCCACCAAAAATCACCTTCCCTCAACCATGCTGAGACTGCATCACTTGGTGACTGCAGAGACCTAAACCAGCTCAATGTGGACTACTTGGCGTCCATATCCGAGGAGCTCAAATCCGCAAGCTCCTCAGACTCCGAACTCATCGAGAAAATCGAGAGCTACCTCAGTGCCGTGGCCACCAACCACTACACTTGCTATGATGGGTTGGTTGTGACCAAAAGCAACATTGCCAATGCACTTGCCGTGCCACTCAAGGATGTGACACAGTTGTATAGTGTGTCACTTGGGTTGGTCACTGAGGCTCTTGACAAAAACCTAAGGAGGAATAAGACCCGCAAGCATGGTCTCCCCACCAAGACCTTCAAGGTTAGGCAACCACTAGAGAAGCTCATCAag CTTCTTCGCACAAAGTATAGTTGCGCCAAATTATCCAATTGTACTAGTAGAACTGAAAGGATTCTTAAAGAAAGTGGAAGTCAAGGAATTTTATTGTACGACTTTGTGATTGTGAGCCATTATGGAATAGACAACTACACTTCCATTGGAGATGCTATTGCTGCTGCACCCAATAATACAAAGCCTGAAGATGGATATTTCCTTGTGTATGTTAGGGAGGGACTCTATGAGGAATATGTAGTTATtcccaaagaaaagaagaatatatTGCTAGTTGGAGATGGTATTAACAAGACTATCATCACAGGGAACCATAGTGTCATAGATGGTTGGACTACTTTCAATTCTTCCACCTTTG CTGTTTCTGGAGAAAGATTTATAGCAGTGGATGTTACATTCAGAAACACAGCTGGACCCGAAAAGCACCAAGCAGTGGCAGTGAGGAACAATGCTGATCTCTCCACATTCTACCGTTGCAGTTTTGAAGGATATCAAGACACACTCTATGTTCACTCCTTGAGGCAATTCTATAGGGAATGTGAAATCTATGGAACTGTGGACTTCATTTTCGGCAATGCAGCTGTGGTCTTCCAGGGTTGCAAAATCTATGCCAGAAAACCATTGCCAAACCAGAAGAATGCTGTCACAGCACAAGGAAGAACTGATCCAAATCAAAACACTGGCATTTCGATCCAAAACTGCAGCATTGATGCTGCACCGGACTTGGTCGCGGACTTGAATTCCACGATGAGTTTCTTAGGCCGTCCATGGAAGGTGTATTCGAGGACTGTCTATCTGCAGTCATACATTGGAAATGTAATTCAACCTGCTGGGTGGCTAGAGTGGAATGGAACAGTTGGATTAGACACTCTCTTTTATGGTGAATTCAACAACTATGGACCTGGTTCTAACACTAGCAATAGAGTAACATGGCCTGGTTACTCTCTGTTGAATGCTACTCAAGCTTGGAACTTCACAGTCCTTAATTTTACATTGGGAAATACTTGGCTTCCTGACACAGATATACCTTACACTGAAGGACTACTAAGATAG